The following proteins are co-located in the Massilia litorea genome:
- a CDS encoding histone deacetylase family protein, which translates to MSTAIFSHPDCLKHDMGAWHPESPDRLQAIEDQLILARLDGLIERRLAPLAEIPAILRNHTEGALALVRDHIPSTPGDTYPLDGDTLLCHASYDAALRAAGAALAATDAVIAGDIANAFCSIRPPGHHATPSEPMGFCLFNNVAIAARHALEAHGLERVAIVDFDVHHGNGTAESFRDDPRVLMASFFQHPFYPFSEPEPVTGTNVNIPLPARSGGDAVRQVVQEYWLPALHAFKPQMIFVSAGFDAHRDDDMGGMALVEADYAWLTRQIMTVAREHAGGRIVSCLEGGYALSALGRSVVAHLKVLAELD; encoded by the coding sequence ATGAGCACAGCAATCTTCAGCCATCCCGACTGTTTAAAGCACGACATGGGCGCCTGGCACCCGGAATCCCCGGACCGCCTGCAAGCCATCGAAGACCAGCTGATCCTGGCCCGGCTCGACGGCCTGATCGAGCGCCGCCTGGCGCCGCTGGCCGAGATCCCGGCCATACTGCGCAACCATACCGAGGGTGCGCTGGCGCTGGTGCGCGACCACATTCCGAGCACGCCCGGCGACACCTATCCACTGGATGGCGACACCCTGCTGTGCCACGCCAGCTATGACGCGGCCCTGCGCGCGGCCGGCGCCGCCCTGGCCGCGACCGACGCCGTCATCGCCGGCGACATCGCCAACGCCTTCTGCTCGATCCGCCCGCCCGGCCACCACGCGACGCCGTCGGAGCCGATGGGCTTCTGCCTGTTCAACAATGTCGCGATCGCGGCGCGCCACGCGCTCGAGGCGCACGGGCTGGAGCGGGTCGCCATCGTCGACTTCGACGTCCACCACGGCAACGGCACCGCCGAATCCTTCCGCGACGACCCGCGGGTGCTGATGGCGAGCTTCTTCCAGCACCCCTTCTATCCGTTTTCGGAACCGGAACCGGTCACCGGGACGAACGTGAACATTCCGCTGCCGGCGCGCTCCGGCGGCGACGCCGTGCGCCAGGTGGTGCAGGAGTACTGGCTGCCGGCCCTGCACGCATTCAAGCCGCAGATGATTTTCGTTTCCGCCGGCTTCGACGCCCACCGCGACGACGACATGGGCGGCATGGCCCTGGTCGAGGCGGATTACGCCTGGCTCACGCGCCAGATCATGACGGTCGCGCGCGAGCACGCGGGCGGACGCATCGTCAGCTGCCTGGAGGGCGGCTACGCCTTGTCGGCACTTGGCCGCAGCGTGGTCGCACACCTGAAAGTTCTGGCGGAACTTGATTAA
- a CDS encoding AAA family ATPase, whose amino-acid sequence MFNKLHAAARQVGQIVVGKDQQVRLAFTCLLAGGHLLIEDVPGVGKTTLAHALALSLGLKFNRVQFTSDLLPADVAGISVYEREKNGFAFHPGPIFTQVLLADEINRATPKTQSGLLEAMEEHQVSIDGMTRPLPEPFFVIATQNPAHQVGTFPLPESQLDRFLMCLSLGYPDAAAERALLMGEDRRELLRTIEAAMNPEELIEARRALRAIHASSALIDYVQALAQASRAGTLFAEGLSPRAAIALLQAGRAWAALEGRDHVLPEDIQAVLVPVCAHRLRPVKSAQGMAQASRDLVLQLQKSVPV is encoded by the coding sequence ATGTTCAACAAATTGCACGCGGCCGCACGCCAGGTCGGCCAGATCGTGGTCGGCAAGGACCAGCAGGTGCGTCTCGCCTTTACCTGCCTGCTGGCCGGCGGCCACTTGCTGATCGAGGACGTGCCGGGCGTCGGCAAGACCACCCTCGCCCATGCGCTGGCCCTGTCGCTGGGCCTGAAATTCAACCGCGTCCAGTTCACCAGCGACCTGCTGCCGGCCGACGTGGCGGGCATTTCCGTCTACGAGCGCGAAAAGAACGGCTTCGCCTTCCACCCCGGGCCGATTTTCACCCAGGTGCTGCTGGCCGACGAAATCAACCGCGCCACGCCGAAAACCCAATCCGGCCTGCTGGAGGCGATGGAAGAGCACCAGGTCAGCATCGACGGCATGACCCGCCCCCTGCCCGAGCCCTTCTTCGTGATCGCCACGCAAAACCCGGCGCACCAGGTGGGCACTTTCCCGCTGCCGGAATCGCAGCTCGACCGCTTCCTGATGTGCCTGTCGCTGGGCTACCCGGACGCCGCCGCCGAACGGGCCTTGCTGATGGGCGAAGACCGGCGCGAGCTGCTGCGCACGATCGAAGCCGCGATGAATCCGGAAGAACTGATCGAGGCCCGGCGCGCGCTGCGCGCGATTCACGCATCCAGTGCGTTGATCGACTACGTGCAGGCGCTGGCCCAGGCTTCGCGCGCCGGTACCCTGTTCGCCGAAGGCCTGTCGCCGCGCGCCGCGATCGCCCTGCTGCAGGCCGGCCGCGCCTGGGCTGCATTGGAGGGACGCGACCACGTGCTGCCCGAAGACATCCAGGCGGTGCTGGTGCCGGTCTGCGCGCACCGCCTGCGGCCCGTCAAATCGGCGCAGGGCATGGCGCAAGCCAGCCGCGACCTGGTGCTGCAGCTGCAGAAGTCGGTGCCGGTGTAA
- a CDS encoding FecCD family ABC transporter permease, with translation MTTLAATSPTRRCATLGLLAACALLALVGAGVAGSVAVPVSELPHALASLLAGTPDGMAATLLDLRLGRASSAFVTGAALALAGVMMQALVRNPLADPYVLGVSAGAAVGALAALLFGAALWLVDFGALAGAVLISLLLYLLARRDLGGGRGGASGGVLGGEPGVLLLTGVVLASACMALVTLMLSVAPESRLRGMVFWMIGDLAGTSWRLLPWVVLLAALLLAMRRARALNVMALHADAAVTLGVNVAGLRRFLFACSGLLTACAVTTGGSIGFVGLVVPHACRHAFGPDHRTLLPAAALAGGGFLVLADTLARTVLAPQQLPVGVLTSLIGVPVFLFQLHQLHLRAR, from the coding sequence ATGACGACCCTGGCCGCCACCTCTCCCACACGCCGGTGCGCCACGCTCGGCCTGCTGGCCGCGTGCGCGCTGCTGGCGCTCGTCGGGGCAGGGGTGGCAGGTTCGGTGGCAGTTCCCGTTTCGGAACTGCCGCATGCGCTCGCGAGCCTGCTTGCCGGTACTCCCGACGGCATGGCCGCGACCCTGCTCGACCTGCGCCTGGGCCGCGCGAGCAGCGCCTTCGTCACCGGCGCCGCGCTGGCGCTGGCCGGGGTCATGATGCAGGCGCTGGTGAGGAATCCCCTGGCCGACCCCTACGTGCTGGGCGTGTCGGCCGGTGCCGCCGTCGGTGCGCTGGCCGCCTTGTTGTTCGGCGCGGCCCTGTGGCTGGTAGATTTCGGAGCGCTGGCCGGAGCGGTGCTCATCTCGCTGCTGCTGTATCTGCTGGCGCGGCGCGACCTTGGTGGCGGCCGTGGCGGCGCGTCCGGCGGCGTGCTTGGGGGTGAACCTGGCGTGCTGCTGCTGACCGGCGTCGTGCTGGCCTCGGCCTGCATGGCGCTGGTGACCCTGATGCTGTCGGTGGCGCCCGAGTCGCGCCTGCGCGGCATGGTGTTCTGGATGATCGGCGACCTGGCGGGCACCTCCTGGCGCCTGCTGCCCTGGGTCGTGCTGCTGGCTGCCTTGCTGCTGGCCATGCGCCGCGCGCGTGCCCTGAACGTGATGGCCCTGCATGCCGACGCCGCCGTCACCCTGGGCGTGAACGTGGCCGGCCTGCGCCGTTTTCTCTTCGCCTGTTCGGGCCTGCTGACGGCCTGCGCGGTCACGACCGGCGGCAGCATCGGTTTCGTCGGCCTGGTGGTGCCGCACGCCTGCCGCCATGCCTTCGGCCCCGACCACCGGACCCTGTTGCCCGCTGCCGCCCTGGCCGGCGGCGGCTTCCTCGTACTGGCAGACACGCTGGCGCGCACCGTGCTCGCGCCCCAGCAGCTGCCGGTGGGCGTGCTGACCTCGCTGATCGGCGTGCCCGTGTTCCTGTTCCAGCTGCACCAACTTCACCTGCGCGCGCGATGA
- a CDS encoding choice-of-anchor X domain-containing protein, whose protein sequence is MKRWLPLALVLALLAAIAWLALRGDTPPAAGTAVAAAGGASPRGPQFFGQVASQGAAPLPGERARQRQLLVDNFTLTDTTYCSYREGSMYPAGSQPMSRNPDQVYPNQPVVETNPMRGDDRSANPNILLQTSQSRVFLAAGESVAFSLRAVEPNGATVPLVVTRALAAGIVSVGGRPTTQVPLAFADDGSGADAAAGDGAFGGVLTPAQTGLASFHGTIRTEVRYTAGGKNGVVIFDVIYSPRVPAVWAGPPREAMENGSLTFILRADVRQPGRYIVTGRIDDARGRPYALATFNEVLGPGPNDIKLSVFGKLMIDGGAVLPLTLRDVDGYLLKENTDPDRELMPRLEGPVLTSRKRTLEGVSDAEWDSEERRRHLTEFARDRKSAAEELAKFDPSQPLPASACGPVK, encoded by the coding sequence GTGAAGCGCTGGCTGCCCCTGGCGCTGGTCCTTGCACTGCTGGCGGCCATCGCCTGGCTGGCGCTGCGCGGCGATACTCCGCCGGCCGCCGGCACGGCCGTCGCGGCGGCCGGCGGCGCATCGCCCCGGGGCCCGCAGTTCTTCGGCCAGGTCGCCAGCCAGGGCGCCGCGCCGCTGCCCGGCGAGCGCGCCCGCCAGCGCCAGCTGCTGGTCGACAACTTCACGCTGACCGACACCACCTATTGCAGCTACCGCGAGGGCAGCATGTACCCGGCCGGCTCGCAGCCGATGTCGCGCAATCCCGACCAGGTCTATCCGAACCAGCCGGTCGTCGAAACCAATCCGATGCGCGGCGACGACCGCAGCGCCAACCCGAACATCCTGCTCCAGACCTCGCAGTCGCGCGTCTTTCTCGCGGCCGGCGAATCGGTCGCGTTCTCGCTGCGCGCGGTCGAACCGAACGGCGCCACCGTGCCGCTGGTCGTCACGCGCGCGCTCGCCGCCGGCATCGTCAGCGTCGGCGGGCGCCCCACCACCCAGGTGCCGCTCGCCTTTGCCGACGACGGCAGCGGCGCCGATGCGGCAGCCGGCGACGGCGCCTTTGGCGGCGTGCTGACCCCGGCGCAGACGGGCCTGGCGAGCTTCCACGGCACCATCCGCACCGAGGTGCGCTACACGGCGGGCGGCAAGAACGGCGTCGTCATCTTCGACGTCATCTATTCGCCCAGGGTGCCGGCGGTCTGGGCCGGGCCGCCGCGCGAGGCGATGGAGAACGGTTCGCTGACCTTCATCCTGCGCGCCGACGTGCGCCAGCCGGGCCGCTATATCGTCACCGGCCGCATCGACGACGCCAGGGGCCGGCCCTACGCGCTGGCGACCTTCAACGAGGTGCTGGGACCAGGGCCGAACGACATCAAATTGAGCGTGTTCGGCAAACTCATGATCGATGGCGGGGCGGTGCTGCCGCTGACCCTGCGCGACGTCGACGGCTATCTGCTCAAGGAAAACACCGACCCGGACCGCGAGCTGATGCCGCGCCTGGAAGGGCCGGTGCTGACCAGCCGCAAGCGCACGCTCGAGGGCGTCTCGGATGCCGAATGGGACAGCGAGGAGCGCCGGCGCCACCTGACGGAATTTGCCCGGGACCGCAAGAGCGCGGCCGAGGAACTGGCGAAATTCGATCCCTCGCAGCCGCTGCCGGCCAGCGCCTGCGGGCCTGTGAAGTAG
- a CDS encoding TonB-dependent receptor family protein, producing the protein MTFAAVSNSAPALKPLALACAVSFSLFASAVHADEVADDKAIATVHVTGARFPSDAALPPVGATVITADEIRTAGVNDVNAAIRKIGGVYGRQSLDGSPDFGLDLRGFGTNSSQNMVILVDGVRLNENELAGAVLSTIPVDTVERIEITRGGSSVLYGEGATGGVINIITKRGTEQGYHGSLALEGGQFDQHDARATLRHGEGPLSFDLAANHQATDNDRANSSFRQKTISGGVQWAQDATRLGLRVESARQKSRFPGALTLAEFEQDPHQSNKPNDHGTLASDRVVAFAEHRIGSVELAAELSHREREVLSVYDFGGFLSEGLYRSRQTQFSPRLRQLSTWNGLLNEFVAGVDLIDWERSTSFGSDTSQDSKALYLRDEMRFGGVRNARLALGARHERFDKKEANAALFVPNGEQSQNGWSVEGSIDPVPGVTVHAKAGQSYRIPNADENGYRSSLGLLAPQTSRDLELGVTVGGSARQVSARVFRHRLENEIFFDPTLGGGFGANTNLDPTRRQGIELDAHADLPASLRLSAHLQHVQAEFTDGPNAGREMVLVPKNVLTARLAWLPANGQSFDVGAQYASSQRYGSDFGNDCGARIPSYTTIDARYAIKAGAWEFAVHGLNLADRQYFSQAYGCRSGIYPSDGRQVKLSARYDF; encoded by the coding sequence ATGACTTTTGCTGCTGTTTCGAACAGCGCGCCGGCTTTGAAGCCGCTCGCGCTGGCCTGCGCCGTTTCCTTTTCCCTGTTCGCCTCCGCCGTCCACGCTGACGAAGTTGCCGACGATAAGGCCATCGCCACCGTCCACGTAACGGGCGCCCGCTTCCCAAGCGATGCCGCCTTGCCGCCGGTGGGCGCAACAGTGATTACCGCCGACGAGATCAGGACTGCCGGCGTCAACGACGTCAACGCCGCCATCCGCAAGATCGGCGGCGTCTACGGCCGCCAGAGCCTGGACGGCTCGCCCGACTTCGGTCTCGACCTGCGCGGCTTCGGCACCAACAGCAGCCAGAACATGGTGATTCTGGTCGACGGCGTGCGCCTCAACGAAAACGAACTGGCCGGCGCCGTGCTGTCGACCATCCCGGTCGATACCGTCGAGCGCATCGAGATCACGCGCGGCGGCAGCAGCGTGCTGTATGGCGAAGGCGCGACCGGCGGCGTAATCAACATCATCACCAAACGCGGCACCGAGCAGGGCTACCACGGCTCGCTGGCGCTGGAAGGCGGCCAGTTCGACCAGCACGACGCGCGCGCCACGCTGCGCCATGGCGAAGGTCCGCTCTCCTTCGACCTGGCGGCCAACCACCAGGCGACCGACAACGACCGCGCCAACAGCAGCTTCCGCCAGAAGACCATCAGCGGCGGCGTACAGTGGGCGCAGGACGCGACCCGCCTCGGCCTGCGCGTCGAGAGCGCGCGCCAGAAATCGCGCTTCCCGGGTGCGCTGACCCTGGCCGAATTCGAGCAGGATCCGCACCAGTCGAACAAGCCGAACGACCATGGCACCCTGGCCAGCGACCGCGTCGTCGCCTTCGCCGAGCACCGCATCGGCAGCGTCGAACTGGCGGCCGAGCTGTCGCACCGCGAACGCGAGGTGCTGTCCGTGTACGATTTCGGCGGCTTCCTCTCGGAAGGCCTGTACCGCAGCCGCCAGACCCAGTTCTCGCCGCGCCTGCGCCAGCTGTCGACCTGGAATGGCCTGCTCAACGAATTCGTCGCCGGTGTCGACCTGATCGACTGGGAGCGCAGCACCAGCTTCGGCTCGGACACGAGCCAGGATTCCAAAGCCCTGTACCTGCGTGACGAGATGCGTTTCGGCGGCGTCCGCAATGCACGCCTGGCGCTGGGCGCGCGCCATGAACGCTTCGACAAGAAAGAAGCGAACGCCGCGCTGTTCGTGCCGAACGGCGAGCAGTCGCAAAACGGCTGGAGCGTGGAGGGCAGCATCGACCCGGTTCCCGGCGTCACCGTGCACGCCAAGGCAGGGCAGAGCTACCGCATCCCGAACGCCGACGAAAACGGTTACCGCTCCTCGCTCGGCCTGCTCGCACCGCAAACCTCGCGCGACCTCGAGCTGGGCGTGACCGTCGGCGGCAGCGCGCGCCAGGTCTCGGCACGGGTCTTCCGCCATCGCCTGGAAAACGAGATCTTCTTCGATCCGACCCTGGGCGGCGGCTTCGGTGCCAACACCAACCTCGATCCGACCCGCCGCCAGGGCATCGAGCTCGACGCCCACGCCGACCTGCCGGCCAGCCTGCGCCTCTCGGCCCACCTGCAGCACGTGCAGGCCGAGTTCACGGACGGCCCGAACGCCGGCCGCGAGATGGTGCTGGTGCCGAAGAACGTGCTCACTGCACGCCTGGCCTGGCTGCCGGCAAATGGCCAGAGCTTCGACGTCGGCGCCCAGTACGCGTCGAGCCAGCGCTACGGCAGCGACTTCGGCAACGATTGCGGCGCGCGCATTCCTTCGTACACGACGATTGACGCACGCTACGCGATCAAGGCCGGCGCCTGGGAGTTCGCCGTGCATGGCCTGAACCTGGCGGACCGCCAGTACTTCAGCCAGGCCTATGGCTGCCGCAGCGGCATCTATCCGAGCGACGGACGCCAGGTCAAGCTGTCGGCCCGTTACGACTTCTGA
- a CDS encoding DUF58 domain-containing protein, producing MESSGQTGVQEGAWRTRREARATSELFLGQRRIYILPSGPGLGFGALLLVLLIGSINYNLGLGYALTFLALSCALVDMLLTWRNLAHLRLKAGRTPAVFAGQEASFELQLVNASRRPRYAIWIDSAGAGEPRHAADVPAGGQATVRLAVPTERRGWLAAPRLVLSTRFPLGLFRAWSYWQPDLNALVYPFPEEDAPPLPRGTGTAATGTGGGGEDDFAGVRPYQPGDPLRRLAWRQIARLDPEDGGQLATKHFEGGARDELVFDLASLPPALDLELRLSRMARWVLEAESRALPYAFRLDATSFEAASGAPHAALCLRALALYGLGGAR from the coding sequence ATGGAGAGTAGCGGCCAGACCGGCGTGCAGGAAGGCGCATGGCGCACGCGCCGTGAAGCGCGCGCGACGAGCGAGCTGTTTCTCGGCCAGCGCCGCATCTATATCCTGCCCAGCGGACCGGGCCTGGGTTTCGGCGCGCTGCTGCTGGTGCTGCTGATCGGATCGATCAACTATAACCTCGGCCTGGGCTACGCCCTGACCTTCCTGGCCCTGTCCTGCGCCCTGGTCGACATGCTGCTCACCTGGCGCAACCTGGCCCACCTGCGCCTGAAGGCCGGACGCACGCCGGCCGTGTTCGCCGGCCAGGAGGCCAGCTTCGAACTCCAGCTGGTGAATGCGAGCCGGCGTCCGCGCTACGCCATCTGGATCGATAGCGCCGGCGCCGGCGAGCCGCGCCACGCGGCCGATGTGCCGGCCGGCGGCCAGGCCACGGTGCGCCTGGCGGTTCCGACCGAACGCCGCGGCTGGCTGGCCGCGCCGCGCCTGGTGCTGAGCACGCGCTTTCCGCTCGGCCTGTTCCGCGCCTGGAGCTACTGGCAGCCGGACCTGAACGCCCTGGTCTATCCGTTCCCGGAGGAAGATGCGCCGCCGCTGCCGCGCGGCACGGGAACGGCCGCGACCGGGACCGGCGGCGGCGGTGAAGACGATTTCGCCGGCGTGCGCCCTTACCAGCCGGGCGACCCACTGCGCCGGCTGGCCTGGCGCCAGATCGCGCGCCTCGATCCGGAGGACGGCGGCCAGCTCGCCACCAAGCATTTCGAGGGCGGCGCGCGCGACGAACTCGTGTTCGACCTGGCCAGCCTGCCGCCCGCGCTCGATCTCGAACTGCGCCTGTCGCGCATGGCGCGCTGGGTGCTCGAGGCCGAGAGCCGCGCCCTGCCCTATGCCTTCCGCCTGGACGCCACCTCCTTCGAGGCCGCCAGCGGCGCGCCCCATGCGGCGCTCTGCCTGCGCGCGCTGGCGCTGTATGGCCTGGGAGGCGCGCGGTGA
- a CDS encoding ABC transporter ATP-binding protein, which produces MIETTDLTLRMNARLLVKRLDWRVAAGENWCVIGPNGAGKSTLLRTLAGLRAPDWGSILLAGKPLAGWPLPALARERAYLAQSRGDAFAYRVIETVLMARHPYHDDRYWEGSDDHAAAENALRTLDVLHLAQRDVRTLSGGERQRVAIAALLAQDTPLLLLDEPANALDLAHQVAMTDLLARLCREQGRAVVSVGHDLNQAWSGATHALLLHGDGQWRAGPVAEVMRADLLGACLGHPIAVIEHGGRTIFLPDAPAASNPIPVRRAQ; this is translated from the coding sequence ATGATCGAAACGACCGACCTCACCTTGCGCATGAACGCGCGCCTGCTGGTCAAGCGCCTGGACTGGCGCGTGGCCGCGGGCGAAAACTGGTGCGTGATCGGCCCCAACGGCGCCGGCAAGAGCACGCTGCTGCGCACGCTGGCCGGCCTGCGCGCGCCGGACTGGGGCAGCATTCTTCTCGCCGGCAAGCCGCTCGCGGGGTGGCCGCTGCCGGCGCTGGCGCGCGAGCGCGCCTACCTGGCGCAGTCGCGCGGTGACGCCTTTGCCTACCGCGTCATCGAAACCGTGCTGATGGCGCGCCACCCCTATCACGACGACCGCTACTGGGAAGGCAGCGATGATCACGCCGCCGCCGAAAACGCCCTGCGCACGCTCGACGTGCTGCACCTGGCCCAGCGCGACGTGCGCACGCTTTCCGGCGGCGAGCGCCAGCGCGTCGCGATTGCCGCATTGCTGGCCCAGGACACGCCGCTGCTGCTGCTCGACGAGCCGGCCAATGCGCTCGACCTCGCCCACCAGGTGGCGATGACCGACCTGCTGGCGCGCCTGTGCCGCGAGCAGGGCAGGGCGGTGGTCAGCGTCGGCCACGACCTGAACCAGGCCTGGAGCGGCGCGACCCACGCACTGCTGCTGCACGGCGACGGCCAGTGGCGCGCGGGACCGGTTGCCGAGGTCATGCGCGCCGACCTGCTCGGCGCCTGCCTCGGCCATCCGATCGCCGTCATCGAACATGGCGGACGCACCATCTTCCTGCCCGACGCGCCGGCGGCGAGCAACCCCATTCCCGTACGGAGAGCCCAATGA
- the ylqF gene encoding ribosome biogenesis GTPase YlqF, whose amino-acid sequence MNSAKKQAEEQMEFIDLVIEVLDARLPEASCNPLVDRMRQFRQRPVLKILNKIDLADPAATAAWKAYYDARPGVTAYPMTTKKPADVARIPALALSLAPHRGVPTKPLRIMIMGIPNVGKSTLMNALLKKRVAKVGDEPAVTKTQQKLYLDKHTVLVDTPGLMWPKIEMPSDGLMLAASHAIGTNALIEEEVAFFLGDILLERYPQLLTARYGFKTEGLDGIGVVEQVAARRGFRVRGGEFDVEKAAHVLLHDYRSGAIGRISLETPESRAARLEAHRIEKEEKERIAAEKAAAKAEEAARGKRGT is encoded by the coding sequence ATGAACTCCGCCAAAAAGCAGGCGGAGGAGCAGATGGAATTCATCGATCTCGTGATCGAGGTACTCGACGCGCGCCTGCCCGAGGCGAGCTGCAATCCGCTGGTCGACCGCATGCGCCAGTTCCGCCAGCGACCGGTCCTGAAAATCCTGAACAAGATCGACCTGGCCGACCCGGCGGCCACCGCCGCCTGGAAGGCCTATTACGACGCCAGGCCCGGCGTCACGGCCTACCCGATGACGACCAAGAAGCCGGCCGACGTCGCGCGCATCCCGGCGCTGGCGCTGTCGCTCGCCCCGCACCGCGGCGTGCCGACCAAGCCGCTGCGCATCATGATCATGGGCATCCCGAACGTCGGCAAATCGACGCTGATGAACGCGCTGCTGAAGAAGCGGGTGGCCAAGGTCGGCGACGAGCCGGCGGTCACCAAGACCCAGCAAAAGCTGTATCTCGACAAGCACACGGTGCTGGTCGACACCCCGGGCCTGATGTGGCCGAAGATCGAGATGCCGAGCGACGGCCTGATGCTGGCCGCCAGCCATGCGATCGGCACCAATGCCCTGATCGAGGAGGAGGTCGCCTTCTTCCTGGGCGACATCCTGCTGGAGCGCTACCCGCAGCTGCTCACCGCCCGCTACGGCTTCAAGACCGAGGGCCTGGACGGCATCGGCGTGGTCGAGCAGGTGGCGGCGCGCCGCGGCTTCCGCGTGCGCGGCGGCGAGTTCGACGTCGAAAAGGCGGCCCACGTGCTGCTGCACGACTACCGCAGCGGCGCCATCGGGCGCATCAGCCTGGAGACGCCCGAGTCGCGCGCCGCGCGTCTCGAAGCGCACCGGATCGAGAAGGAAGAGAAGGAGCGCATCGCGGCCGAGAAGGCGGCGGCGAAAGCCGAAGAGGCGGCGCGCGGCAAGCGCGGGACGTAA